In the Mesoplodon densirostris isolate mMesDen1 chromosome 11, mMesDen1 primary haplotype, whole genome shotgun sequence genome, TCCATGTTTTGActgcattttttttcacttcttccAACATCTCTGTGCATCCTTCTAAGATCATTTTCTTTCTAGTTGAAGTATTTCCTTAATGTGGGTTTGCTGTtgatgaattctctcagcttttgtttgcctgagagtgtctttatttcacctcATTTTTTGAAGTTGATTTTTGCTTGGTATAGAACTCTAGGATAGTCCTTTTGAGTACATTAGCACACTGAATATTTCATTCTATTGTCTTCTGACTTCCATTATTTGgttttttgaagttttattataatatgtAGGTGTAGTTTCCTTTGGATTTGTGCtgcttagaatttatttttcttgtttctgtggCTTGATGCCTTTCATCAATTTTTGAgatttttgtcattatttctttaaatattacttCTGCCCCAGTCTTGCTCTCCTGTCCTTTTGGGACTCAAATTATAAGTCTACAAGACCACCTTGTCCCCAATCTCTTTTTCTAacctgctttgttcttctttttctttttcttacttttctattctttccttccttccttcttccctcctagATTTTGGAATATTTTCCACTCCATTTCATTTTCAACACTGCTTCCAATATTCTCTTTAAAATGCAGATATTACTCTATAAGATGCCTGTTTAAAAACCTTCAGTGTCTCCTATTCTGTCTGTCCTTCATCAAACATGTATTAAACTATTATGTGTCATGTGCTGTATTTAGTGccatttatgtaaattaaaaatacatcaatTATACTATACATGTTTTatgaattaatatatatgtaattaaagtGTGATAATGAGGACCAGAATGACTTATTCCTATTTCATATCAGAACTCAAAAGAAGATCAAAGGGAATTTCAAATTTATGGGATTTTTGGTAATGTGAAGCAATATGACAAAATGTTAGCATGCATTAATCTTGAAGGATAAGTACATGGGTGCTTTTAACATTATCCTCTATACTTTCTGTAttttaacatgtttaaaaaacaaaatgtgctTGGTATAAAGTAAGCATAAGATGTGtagatgtttctttaaaattatcttaattGTTAGTCTCTAAGCTCTTCTATAATATATTTGAGAGGCACAGTTAAAAACAAGGCAGCTATTCCCAGTAGAAGAGTCATATGCAACTGAGAATATTTCTTCTGTAACTCAGCAAACTAGCCTGTTTATCACTGTAGAGGGGAAGAAGCAGGATTGAAGAAACTATGAGTAAAATTGatgaatttttgttttatctctttttttctttgtcaattaTTGAGGAGTGTGCTACTGATAGCAAATAGCCCAATGGTAGGCAAATTAAAAAGAGACTGGCTAATTAACAAGGTAACTTTCCCTTGAAGAATCatgttacatattttttcaaGGAAATGAACTGTTGATTCAGTGTCTGCTGGTACCCAATCAATGATCAACAAGTCATTCATAACATCTGTCTCTTTGTGGCCATCTTTCTCAattgaaatcaaagaaaaacccTTAAAATTCTGATATATATCTGTTAATACTGAAAATTTAatgaatagaaaatttaaaaagtatgtaaTGATGAACAGAGACCCTGAAGGTATCAAAACAActctcttttaaaattatcattacaTAATATACagatacaggacttccctggtggtgcagtggttaagaatccgcctgccaatgcaggggacatgggttcaagccctagtccgggaagatcccacatgctgtggagcaactaaccccgtgtgccacagctactgagcctgtgctctagagcctgtgaaccacaactactgaagcccgtgtgcctagagcctgtgctctgcaacaggagaagccaccgcaatgagaaactcacacaccacaacaaagagtagcccctgctcgccgcaactagagaaagcccacacgcagcaatgaagacccaacgcagccaaaaataaataaataaatttattaaaaaatatacaaatacagtGACATTTATGTTGAATAGGAAAAATTACTGAATAATCAAGTTGAGTTGCCACCACTATAGAAAGGTGCAACAAGAAAATCTGAAGTCAAATTTCTTTGGAAAACAAGTTattcaaaataagtaaaacagtGAAGGCTATCATTAATTGGCAAAAAACATGAATGTACTTCTTGGAAATCTCAAATCTAACTCATAAAGTACTAAATATGTGtgtctctaaaatatatatatatatgtatattaaatgtatatgtgtatataaaaaatTGCTGAAAGAGCTCTTTAAATATCAGACACAAGTCTCTtactttacagataaagaaactcagGCACAAAGATATAGGATACTTAATTTTATGCAGTGGAATACATTCAGGAATTTACAGAATTTCCATCATTCCACTTCTAAAAGGTATTATTTTGGAGGGTGCTATTTCCcaacatgtgttagcatactaaCATGGTGGTTCTTATACTGTGTGTACAGAATCCTGTGATTCCAGAGAGGTGTCTCAAAGGtcacagggaaggaggaaagaagaagatGGGTGTAGTGGGTAGTGGGAATCACTCTTCATCTTGGATGGGTCTCCTTTTATCCATTTCATATACTGGGATTCTGcaaagatttcatttaaaaaagcatCCCTCTGCTAAGTATAGGTTTGCAAATCATTATAACCTCACCAGGATACAGCTGCTCCATGAAAGTCTTTCTCCACAGCTTAGAATCTGCACTGTGTCTAATCAGTTCTTCTTAATCATTTGGCAGCATCTGGTGAACCTCATGGACTTTCTTGCCAGAAAACATCATAtagacatacatttttttctccaagTTTAGCCAGATTCATGGACTTCCTGAAGTCCATTAACAGATCCTGGGCTAATAACACCAACTCTAAAAGCTTTATTTAGAGGATTTAAATAAGAAATTTCTGggtgaaaaagaataagaatttgGGAATAATATTAGagtgtgtttggaaaagatagaTATTTTTTAGCATAGCTTATCAGACCAATTTATCCtgccaaatgaaaaacaaaatatactttCGACCAAACTCCAAGAAGCCTATGTACTCTTGCTGGCCATGCTGTTCTTTGGATTCGTTGATGCACTCAGATACTGTGCTAGAGCAAATAAGTGAACAGCTCATGGTACTTGCTTTAGAGGCCATCTGTTCTTGAGGATATGAATACTTTTTAATACTTAGAGACTTTTACAACTTAACCACCTTTTCACcagttctacacacacacacacacacatacacactcaccacTTACTCTCCACTGGAATAAGTATCCCTTTGACTTACCTGGCTGGATCAGGCCTGGCTGACTGAGACCTGGGCTGTCTGTCTAAGCTGCGTTCAGTCATGTAGGTGTTGTGAGGATCAATCAGTGGACAGTAGGGATGTGCAGAGACATTAGGACTGTGGCACCAAGGGCTGCGATTGGGGAAAAGCATTGgtgggatttctttttctctgtaaaagaaaaattaagcccAAATTGAACCCCAAAGGCACTTCATACAGTGGCATTAATAATGAAAGCTCAATTAGAGTGAAAGCATGTTCCAAGACCAGAGAATATGGCTTTTCTAGACTTTGTGGGCAGCATCATTATCACATCAGAAGCATTTGCCTACAAATGAATAACATAAATTCTGTTCTTTCAGCCACAGCCAGCTCTTGATCCAAGATGAAAATTCTAGATGATGCAAATCTTCCTCCACCTAAGCACTGCTAAAGGTGTGGTGATAACTTCATCTCTGCACTATTCCACGGCCTTACCTCTAACAGCAGTGCTGTTATGGAATGAAATGACCAGAGGGGTCTTAATATCACCCAGTGGAAATTGCCAGCCTTTATCATCCCACGAGTATACCCTACTTGCtctgtgtttttatgttttaaaacataaaagctATTATGGTTTTTATGGTCTTATTCAAAACAGGAGTTTTTTGGTCTATACTGATTTACCTATTCATCGTATATCTACTTGTCAGCCAGTCACTCCCACCAGCTCAGCCCTTATTAATTGTGGGAGggactcaattaaaaaaaaaagaaaacaagcaacttTTACCTTGTAAGAGAAGCTTGAACTCGTTCCACCTGATATTTTGAGGTATCTTTCTTAGATTGatcttgtttttctttagttGTAGTTGTAGCTGCTGGCCAATGAAACATGTGCCTTTGAGATGTTGGACTTACTACTGAGCATCTGTCACATTCAGTGTCAGTCTCTAATTTCTCCCATGCTTGCTTCCAGTGAATAGGAGTGTACCAGGCAACAGCCTaacaaaaatgatttattaaCATGAAATACTATTGGAGTTagataggttttttttaatgacatagcTTATtgcaataaaatttcaaaatcaaactGTAATGTCATTTACGTACTGTGTAAGGATTAGTGAAACACATGATGGCTGTAGTAAAACATCCTGGCCTTAGTTTCCCGTTGTGAAAATTACAAGCTGCATAACCTCAGGCAGATTAGTCACCTACTGTTTTGGACTGtgtcctcatatgtaaaatggggagggtggtggtgagggtgTTATATGAGGGTGTGGTGAGATTCAGTTAAGCTACTGAATTTTGTAACTATAAAGAACTATACAAACAGTAGTTGTAATATTAATAAGTTAAATTTTTAATAGTTAagactctatctatctatctatctatctacctacctaatCTTATTTGAGATGGGGAAATGGGCATTAGAGCTAAAGACATGGAGGAGAAAGCACATTCCAGGCTAGAATCCTAGGTGggcaggtttttattttttggtttcctgaaTATGCGgcatatatgtgcacatatatgtgcaaaaattattcagaaaaatCATGTGTAGGGACtaataattatgtttttgttCAACATGAGAAAAGTTAGGCACCGAAGTGTGCCCTATCATTCTACTTGTTCTTGTGATCTGTTTTTAGTTTATAAAATTAGAGGTTTGGGTTGATGCTGTAATTGCAAAACCCTTTGTTTGCCAGCTAAATagacataaaagaaaacaaggcAAGTTCAGCTAAGCTAGGCCTacagcaaagaaagagaaagatgaaatcTTTCTTAAAAGGTTTAATTTCATGGATCACAGCAGGAAAACCCCACTTTTGGTTCAGTTCATCAGTTAGGGATTCTCCTTTTTTGCAGCTCAAACATAGATATTTGCATGGCAAATATGTTTATGATCTTTTGAGTGCAATCTCTCTCAGTTAGATTGTAAGCCTTTCCTAGCTGAgggcaatattttatttcttcctgtattATAGGGGGCTTAAAAACATCTGATGATAATGACAGTGATAATGTGATAAAATGATAAGTTTTAATTTCACCTCTGGAATGTTGACCATATGAACCTTGTAGGCTCTTTTGtctggttttattttacttttgccaTTTTGCCTATCATGTGACCTTGAGCCAGCCGTTTAACTTTCCAAGccccattttcttcctttgtaaaatgcTTAAATAATCTGGGAATCAAAGGAGATAATGTACATATAAATAGCCCTTTGAGTTCCTACGGCACAGGAGCAGTCTGTTCCATATCTGAATCTCTAATAGAAAACAGTGTATTGGGAAAGTCCCAGGCATTGAATCATAGAAGATGCCTATTAAATTTCTGACATGTAATATAGAGGCTACAAATCATATAGGACAACAATGTGGTTGGTGAAAAATATCTAGCCCTGTTTAAAAATCAGTAGACTCGGGCTGCCcgggtggctcagtggttaagaatctgcctgccaatgcaggggacatgggttcgagccctggtccgggaagatcccacaagccgcggagcaactaagcccgcaagccacaactactgagcctgcgctctagagcccgcgggccacaactactgaagcccgcaagcctagagcccgtgctctgcaacaagagaagccaccgcaatgagaagcctgcgcaccacaacgaagagtaggccccgctcgccgcaactagagaaaacccgcgtgcagcaacaaagacccgacgcagccaaaaaaaaaaaaaaaaaaaaaaagaacaggacacTGACTTCACCATTAGGTTTGCACAGGATTGTTGTACAATTTGGGCTTGTCCTAAATCTGTTTTGTTCCTTCCAAAGAAAATCTGATGGTGGCTGGTGCTTTGCTTCAGATGCTGCTGCCCAGACCTGAAAGAAAATAGTTTGTTAATAACAATTGCCATTGGAgttcaacatagttttataaATGTCAGAGGGTTATTGCAACACATCTTTCTAAACAGgtgaggtttttaaaatataatgactaTAATATGTAATGTCAAGCTGTGTAACTGAACAGCTACTGTATGTGGTTTAAAGTAAAGCCCAAGAAAGAGGGGGGAACTCTCCAGCGTCGCCTAAGCAAAccctctctttgttttttctttaaagattatgTTTGCTTAGTTTTAGGaacttaggtattttattttgataGTTAAATCATAAAAGCACAAAGTATTGTATGCCAAATTGAAGAAAGCTATGGAAATTTAATTATGGGTATTAATTTATATCCAGAGATGGACAAAGTGGCACAattaacaaacaacaacaaaaaaatcacatttaacaGAGAGATCAAGGGATGCAGAAACCACTGGTGCTAAGCCGTGGTCTGACTGGGTAAATGAGTTTTTCCTGAACAAATCTAGTTCATAGTATTTATATCTTATACTCACTGTTACCGTGGAATTGGCCTGCATTATGATATTGGGAAGGAATTGGTACAGAGAGACTGTTTGTCCATCGACATTTTGTTGGAGAATATGATTTCCAATTTCCAGTTCTTTGTCAAGGGAAGAGTTAATGAGCTTCACGCATAAACCTTTGACATTCACTTCAGCTATTTTAATGTCTCCAAGAGCActagaaaataaaactcaaagattATAAGGTGCCTTCAGATGAGCGTGTCTTTAGCTCACTTTAAGGACTGAATAATAAATATGCTTTGGAAGTTGTTCCTAAGCTGTATATTCTGTTGGACAAATTCCGTGTAGAAATAGTGTATTTGGTGCCTTAAGCAAATGGCTTGATTTCTTAGTTCTGTTTGGTTATCTGTGCAACAAAATGATCTTTcacataaaataaactttaataatCCTTTAGGTATCAagataaaaatgccattgggaggtactattattattatttaaatatcctACTGTTCTTCACAAGAAATACTGAGACATGAAACTCTCAAGTAGATCAAGAGGAAAGTTAAACTATTTAGTTTATTTCTGATAAGGTTACTGTGAACATGAATTGCAACTATATGCTTAAAAGAATTCTGCAAActtaaaacatacaaatataaggtggtattttttccccttctaacATTTCAAGAGCTTAATATGTATCAAGGACCaggttaaatatttatatattagcaTTTTTCAGAGTGTGGGTCACAACCtataagtattgggttggccaaaaagtgccttctgtttttaagtaaaaataaaagacacatttttcatttgcaccaagaactttattgaacaacacagtcatccttttgttccactatcttctgccatttttcaggcaacttcataattccatcttcccaaaactttttatctttttgagcaaagaacttgtccaggtgccttttacagtcttccaggaaattgaaaattttcagtaagagaattttgtaaagacccaaataaatggaaatccgaaggtgcaatgtttGGTGAATATGgtagatgaatcagaacttcccagccaagctgtaacagtttttgcctgttcatcaaagaaacatgtggtcttgtctTATCCTGATGGAAagttatgtgttttctgttgactaattccggatgcttttcatcgagtgctgctttcagttggtctaactgggagcagtacttgtggGAATTagtcgtttggttttctggaaggagctcataatagaggactccatTCCAATCCTACCATATACACATCATCacattctttggatgaagaccagcctttggtgtgttTGGTGGTGGtgcatttcacttgccccatgatttcttccattccacattattgtacagtatccacttttcattgcccatcacaatttgtttaaaaagtggaacgttttcattacgtttcagtagagaatcatatgtggaaatatggtcaagaaggttttttttgcttaactgatgtggaacccaaacatcaaagcgattgaCATAActaagctggtgcaaatgattttcaatgtttGATTTGGATATCTTGAGTATGTTGGCTGTCTGCcatgtggtataacgttgattgttctcagttaatgtctcgatttgatcactatcaacttcaactggtctacctgaccatggagcatgtccagcgagaaatctctcCACCACAAAgttttgcaaaccacttttgacacattcgatcagtcacagcaacttctccatacactgcacaaatcttttttttttgcatgtgggttgcatttttacttttcttgaaataataaagcataatatgctgaaaatgttgcttcttttcttccatcttcaatattaaaatggctacacaaaaattcaccaattttgatgtcttttttaaaatgtatgcttatatgacagctgtcacatacaatctaacaaaattgttttgaatgaagttaaagacaacgaAGTGATActcatcttacagaaaaaaaaaaaaatgaaacttttggccaacccaatacgcCATGAAATCCCTTTGGTGGGTTAGGgacataattttgaaaatgaaatataccACTACCAATAATAGGAACCAATActtatgatgtgccaggcacttttaaGATATTATCAACATATCTATGATTTCATATCTATAATTCTGAAGTGCAAACATATCTGGAAAACCAAAAGATTCTTAAAAAAACACACTTGAAGCAAAATCTGACCTGAATTCCTTTGGTGGCAAAACCTGACCTGAAACTGAGGAGAGGCTAGTTACTGTCTTCATTCATGATTTGTGTGACTATTCATAAATTTGGCTGTGGAAAGTTTACTGTTTGATTTTGGATACTTCTCCAAGCCCTATTGGGGTGTTATGTAATATGTGTTCTAGTCACCATATTACTTTCTTAAAATCCTCCAAATTCTGAATTTGGAAACATGTAAGTCTCCAAATGTTTTGGTAAAGGCATTGTGGACTGGTAGTTACTTATGTAATTCTCACAAAAGGCTACATGTTTCTTATTGAAGATCACcatcaaaaatttgaaaaaaactgtattatctcatttaattctcacaacaacgcAGTGAGACAGGTACTATTTTTAGTCCcactttatagaaaaggaaactgaggtttagagagattAACTGCCATGTCCAAGttccctcaataaatgttagttcttgttcttctttttcaactagTAAAATCTCAAAGAAGTTTGATCCAACCATTCAAATTGTTTAAATTTTGTATATACCCTGGTGGTTGAGCACTGctagaagatacacacacacacacacacacacacagtatagaCTGCTCACCAAATGAATTAGTGGTCTCCAGCCACATGTGGGCCCTTAGTGATTGGCAGCAAACTGTGTTCTTCATGAGCTGAGCCAGCACCTTCTGTCATTCCCTCAACAACATTCAATTCCCTGCCTCACATCTCCAGTTTTATTGTCAGAAAATGATTTCACTAAAAAAATAGAGCCATCAGAAAGAAGTGTGTTTTCCTGCTTTCCACTTAGAAGCAGGTTCACCCATGCCCACACTGACCTCTTCGTTCCAGCCACCTTGTTTCAGTGCAAGAGGAACCCTTCTCCCATCTAAAGTGAAACTCTGCTTTTACCACCTCCTGCTGCTGCTTTGGTATTTCAGTcccattcatttttctcttttcacaccAACCTCTCCCTCTAGACTGCCTCTTTCCCCCAAATATGTACATATCTTCCAACTGCtataaccttaaaaaagaaaatcacaatccTCCTCTGGCTTCCACTTCCTACTGCCATCACAAccgagcttttttttttttttttttttacatctttattggagtataattgctttacaatggtgtgctagtttctgctttataacaaagtgaatcagttatacatatacatatgttcccatatctcttccctcttgtgtctccctccctcccaccctccctatcccacccctctaggtggtcacaaagcaccgagctgatctccctgtgctatgtggctgcttcccactagctatctattttacgtttggtagtgtatatatgtccatgcctctctcttgctttgtcacagcttacccttcctcctcgcatatactcaagtccattctctagtaggtctgtgtctttattcctgtcttactcctaggttcttcatgacatttttttttcttaaattccctatatatgtgttagcatacaatatttgtctttctctttctgaattacttcacactgtatgacagactctaggtccatccacctcattacaaatagctcaatttcgtttcttttttatggctgagtaatattccattgtatatatgtgccacatcttctttatccattcatccgatgatggacacataggttgtttccatctcctggctattgtaaatagatctgcAACAACAACCGAGCTTTTGGAAAGACTACGGCATGAGTTCTTCATCTCTTATTCACTCCCTCAACGCACAACCATATATTTCTGCCTTAGACCAAGATGATTAAGGCCCTCTTAAACTGGTCATCAATTAGTAAATTGAGTGGTAACTgttcagtctttgtctttttttaaatagaggtataattgacatataacattatatttagTTTggggtgtacaacataatgattcagtatttgtatataaggcaaaatcatcaccacaataaatctaatTAACAACATTGATCACCATATAtagttacaattattttttcttgtgaggAAAACTgttaagatctactctcctagcaaatttcaatataatacagtattattaactgtggTCTCCATTCTGTACAGTACATCCCAATGACTTATTTCTTTTatctgtacattacatcccaatgacttatttattttataattggaaatcTGTACTTTTTGACCCCCTTCTCCCATTTTGCACACCCCCCACCTCTTGCTTCTGGcaaccaatctgttctctgtattgatgagttcattttttaaaaaatttcattgataagtgagatcatacagtatttgtctttctctgacttattttacttagcacaatgccttcgaggtccatccatgttgttgcaaatggcaagatttaattctttttttatggctgaataatattgcattttatatttataccacattttatttaccaatcatccattgatggacacttaggtcgtttccatatcttggctattgtaaataatgctgcaatgaatatggcagtacatatatctttttgaattagaggttttgctttcttcagataaatacacaAAAGTGGAATTGTTAGATTATATGAtagctctgtttttaattttttgggggacttccatactgttttccatagtggttcaatttactttcccaccattcAGTCTTTGTCTTAATGTCTCTGTGATATCTGCCTCTGCCAGATAGGTCCTTCTCTCCTTGTTTCCCCAAGTCCACTGTTTTTCTTCTACCAGTCTGGTTGCTCCTTTATagtctctttttcagatttctctTCCTTCATCCATTTCTCAGATGTGAATCCCTGGGGTTCTGCCCTTAACCCTCTTTTATTCCCATCACACTCTATATACATGATATCACCCACAAACAGGGCTTTCAGTAACCATTAATACACTGATGACTGCTAAATCTAAATCCTTTTCCTGCTGAGCTTCAGAcccatagaaacaaatgaccccGTAGAAAGAAAGACCCCAAAGATACCTCTAAATCAACATGCCCCAAAATGAATTCATCATTTTAGAAAAGTAGGAAACCTATTCAGGAAATTTCATCATCATTTATCCTGATGGCCACGCCTCAAACTTCTATTAGTTTCCTGCTCTCTTATCCTTCTTGCCTTA is a window encoding:
- the LMNTD1 gene encoding lamin tail domain-containing protein 1 encodes the protein MKDTQATQEISAVLQSEVHEQEDKMENQAQIEDTRDDLSKTQQSSVHFFPTSTDSDTTTLPCSWSLSNEIPLSYYLSSPQVSGVTLSTVGPKPLKPALVSHSQSEDSLGLNNFKIPKKHTMPVLASQPAVTGEGEDYFLSLFGDSKKLVMHSFHTKKTWKHFSMILEEVGQSRSSALGDIKIAEVNVKGLCVKLINSSLDKELEIGNHILQQNVDGQTVSLYQFLPNIIMQANSTVTVWAAASEAKHQPPSDFLWKEQNRFRTSPNCTTILCKPNGEAVAWYTPIHWKQAWEKLETDTECDRCSVVSPTSQRHMFHWPAATTTTKEKQDQSKKDTSKYQVERVQASLTREKEIPPMLFPNRSPWCHSPNVSAHPYCPLIDPHNTYMTERSLDRQPRSQSARPDPAR